A segment of the Bombus huntii isolate Logan2020A chromosome 9, iyBomHunt1.1, whole genome shotgun sequence genome:
CGTCGCAGTCCAACGCCGTCAACGGCATCGAACACACACGTAGAGGACGTCAGTTCATCGGAACCGGCAACCCCAACTGCTTCGCCACGGAAGGAGGGAAACAATAGGACGCTCACGAAGAAACAGCAACGAGAGTTGGCTCCTTGTAAGGTGCTACTCGAACAGTTGGAGCAACAGGACGAGGCCTGGCCGTTCCTCTTGCCGGTGAACACCAAACAGTTTCCTACCtacaagaaaattattaaaacaccCATGGATCTCAGTACGATCAAGAAGAAATTGCAGGACTCCGTGTAAGTTACACGCGTACCAACGACTACTAGTTAATTGAACGTACTCTCTATTTAGAAATGCCTCTTTCCctaaacataaaaaaaaaaaagtaaacaGTTCACCTAAGATCTCTAGAAAAAAGCTCTAACGTGATCGTCAGCTTCAATCCGAACAAATTGGAAAATTGCCGAATATGTTCCAAAGAGTGCTTCTCGATACAGGTACAAGTCTCGCGATGAGTTTTGCGCCGATGTCAGACAGATGTTCATCAACTGCGAGGTATTCAACGAGGATGACAGTCCCGTGGGGAAGGCTGGACACGGGATGCGCAGTTTCTTCGAAATGCGTTGGACCGAGATTACTGGCGCACCACCTCCACACCCACAAACGCATAGCTGAGGCTCGGTTCGCTCTCGCAACACCTGCAacagttttgcccacttctacTACTAGAGGATAGATCCCTTGACATAGAGTATCATTAGGAATCGTCCAAGAGACTAACGGCGAGTCCTGTTTTCTCCGTGCTCCGTCGGCCTCGTTCTAGCGGCTGACCGAACAACTTTAATACTAATagagagaaaacaaaaaacagtAATAGGAAGTCCACGAATACGGGTACATCTTCGTATGCGTCGCGTTACACATTCGCCTCTCCTCATCTTATGTACTCGTTACTCACCCGTAATCGACGCTCGCGTGGCTGCTTCTCTCCTTCTAAGTACACACATACCTTAATACTCGAAACTAATCTAATGGTGACGAACGTCTTTAACGGCTCGTACTTCCCCTCTCTGTAGCATCAACGGCGAACTAAAGAAAAAAACCGCGATGTTGcaagaattatatatatatatatattcgtcGAGATGCCTCTGCTGAACGAAACTCAAGTTACGTTTAACGAACAACATAAGGATTGTTAGTAGGATCATGAGAGAAGTTATAAAACTTATCATGGCCGGAAGCCGTGACAGAGACTTTACGATATAGATTACATTTTGTGATTCGGAGCTTCTTAAGATCGGCGCGACTAAAAACACCCATGTATGGGAATGCATCTACTCGTTCGAAGCCTCCAAACTCCCTGCTTCCCGAGTAGAAATGAAACACAATGCAGATGGTCACTGTACTTACTGAATAAAATGAGTAAATTTTTGCCTAAGCAAACAAGAATGTAATTTGCAATTGTATTATACGGGCTTAGTGCCGGCGTGTCGgcaaaagaaatattttgcaaagTAATGAATGTGAAAAGAAGaggtatatataaatatatataaatatatataaatataaatataaatgtataaatatgaatatagtgtatatgtatactatatagATAGTCACGTCACACGAACATGCAACACACATACACGTAACACTTCTGCCCACGAAAACGTCAGCACGATAAGGGTAACATTTGCTGTACAGTAAGATATACAACAGAATGACGAAGTCAATCTTCCAATTAAGGACGGAGTTAATGCCATTCCACGGATTCTTTgtccctttctttttattaattcgctttttactttatttatttatgtttgaATCATGGGTGAACGGAAATGAGGCTTATTTGATTGAATGATTGCACACAAACAGAGTATCTTAATAACTCGacgtgaatttttataaaaagaaatgtaaatcTCTTTACCTATGTCAAACGAAACTTGATAAGTAATTAATTTGCAAGGGAGAATTAAAACTATAAGACAtaggataaaataaaatatatgaacgtTGGAAAATGTAGTCTGTTAAAGTCTGAAAGTGAATGGTTTTTGTTGACTAAGTACGTTTTAATAAATCTGATTTAGCATGGCTAAAACTAGTGCTACAGTAACTCAACTGATATCATTCGGATTCAAATATCATATATGAAAgcaatatgaattaaaaattccatttaCCTTAGAGTGAACACAGTACAATTGTATGCGTTGAATGGCAGTCGCTTttaacaaagaaagaaaaaagttataaattttaaagcAAGGCAATGGACTATCATGTTcacgttcttttttttttttttttttaacaaattaaagcAGTTTTATCCTACATGGTGCGTAGCGTTACACTGTGAAATGTAAGCGTCGTTGAATTTTATCCGCGTCGAGTTCCGACAGGACCTCGAGTTTGATTGTTCGTAATAATAACGCGAGTTTTTTAAGCGATAATCGATTTCTCGATAGGATTACAATAATGTAATATCTCACACGCAGTGTACCCGGGACGATGAAACAACCCAAACATGTTTCGAAACGGATATCGTGCGACAGGGCGATGTAAGAACATGCTACGTATGAATGATGGTGTCGGTAGTAAGTCTTGGATTCATTAGATAAGCCGCGGTACCTTCGTAAATGTGACCATCGCACGACGATAAAACGATTAACACAAGAACATTAATGATATCttgttttttatgtaattGATGTACATTATTGCTCGTAATAGCGGATAATTATGTAATAACAACGGTTAAAAAgagaatagagaaagaaagagagcgagcgagagagagagagagagagagagagagaagtgGTTCGGCCGTAGTGATATGTGCTAAACATTCGTAGTATGTAAAAGTATTAGCTAGATTATAAAATGCCGCGTGAAAACGACTACAACGTGAATGACGATTAACGAAATATGCAGGGTGCGGCTGAATACGCAAAATGGATGTATTGTCGTCCTGACATGATCTAAGAACGATCGGTAACAGTAAGATCGTAACGAGTAAAAACGCGCGTCTTTTTATTAtcactttttaatttcatttgcaGACAATACGTTTATATTAAATGACTATATAGTCATTTTCTtactaatttttttatttccgcAAATCAATCTATATATGTACGTctcggaatttttcttctttaggACGATCGTTGGTTTTCAcaatgataaataatataaaatatacaacgttatatattttaatacgtgAGCGCATTGTCGGGGCATTTCGCGATCTTACCAAACGTTCTTAGAATGCAAGTCGACGTAAACGTATGCGTGAAACATGTGTGTACATCACTTTATGCACGCCTTGCACCCTCGTATTATAGTCGATGCATTAGACATCTCATACATTCAGATACACCACCAATAACAACaagaacaaataattttttaagattcaattattatttaaatagtaCAGTTACATTGTTAGTATGAATAACGACGCTTTTTATACgaattttagtttttaatgTCGATCTTATGAtatattatatggtataatgataATGACAATGGTAATAACAATAACGATAAACGATATCGATAATGGAACAGattaaagagaaattaaaaactgCGCAAATGAGAAAGGAGAACACGAAgagagaacgaaagaaaaggaatgaGTGAGagtgagagaaagagaaaaagagattaTTGGAAGCCAGAGTGTGTGTTTAAGCTAGATGATTGTCTATAGTATAAACGAAGGCATACAGTAGGTAGCCTCGATGCTATTTAAACAGACTTAATTAATGTATTGCAAATGAATTAATAAAGTGTAAGCGAAGCGTGTATCTGTACAGTGAAATCTttttttctcaattatttcaaaacGCTTGAGTTTAGAAATGGAAACGCTCTTTTATGTTATCTCTTATTACTTCGTAATTTGTTAATGACTTTTTTATATCAATATGAATAGACATCGAAgcatttacaatttttttttaatacatttctTTTGGCACATTTTCTTTAAAACACTTTCTTTAGTACATCTTTAACATGTTAAATAGTATGGCGTATTAGTGACCGGAACTAAACTTATTAATGGCACATGGCACATAAAGCTCAGTTtaagtatatatttaaatttaaaagagtcataattgtaaaatttctaataCTTTCAATATTCCAAATGATAATATTCTAAAATACTCTAAATGCAACATAAAATACTTAACTAATTTGCTTTCACTCAGATATGTTCATATTATATGGACATTATGATATTAtggtatatattattttaaaattagtGATCGTGCTTTGGCGCTATAGGCaggatatttaaaatttacgcgGCCATCAACGTGTTAACTATGCAATTTTATCTTTCACGCTTAGTaacttttcttttaattaatcattaaatttaataaactaTCATTTTATCaatgaaaagaaattatacGCATTCGTATTTCCCGCGGTCGCTGTACTAGtctttgaaaatttatgcCCGTTATACTgccatatatatatgtatgctaactcacatatatatatatgtcatTGCTGTAGTATTTACCATTTGTGCCAGTAGAGAGGTTAGAAACGTTTTAACGCGcttaatatttctttgttttgtattatttgttCGCATTTcgtatatcaattttttaagcAGCATGCGATGACGACTCTCAACCATCTTCGAAAAAGATCTGCCAGTAAGTCAATTATCATTATCAGTAGCGTTTAATTCCATTGGTGACGATACGTAATGTCAAGACGCTCCAATGAAAATTcgcgaaacaaaaaacaaattctaataataactttagtatatattttattttgaacgaTTTCAAACACAAGATTAATTGGATATTAATCATCCGTCAATCAATGGTCtcattaataataatggagacattaaaatgtaaaagtaCTGTGAATACGTACTTTCTACACATGAAGCTCATAAATAAAGccataacaataaaaaaaatatgtacgtaaatgttatataatttgatatttcttataaaaatcaaaatgaaatatttaatggttgtttaaatacatttgttaTACTGCTATGACAAATGTATACAGGTGTCATTCctcattatttattattttggaGTTTTTAGAAAATCAATCGATAACTTAATTTACactttatatctttctaggagctgtacaatttttacaacCGCATAAGTACAATGCTTCCAATAATCTTAGGTTATTCCTCCGAAATGAATCGAATTTTGTACCGAAGCGAGTGCTCATTGTGGCAAAATTGTCGCGATatcattttgaaaaaatacgaGAACCAAACTTAAGTGACGAACAATTAAAGTTTAAATTGTTGGAAAGAGGTTCTGATTATGATACAATGATAGCTAGTCATATAGCAACCAAACATGTAAAAAGTCAAGTAATTGAAGTCTTGAAGAAACTGaatatagagtataaaataataaataggtaaaaatacataattctTATTCTATGAATCTTTGTTGagttaaatatttgttaaactAGCGCTGTGTTTATCCTGATTGTTATGCTTATGTATGTTCTATAAGGGAAAATCTAGACagatcaaattttatttggGCTGATTTAATTCTTCCGATTGGTGGCGATGGGACGTTTCTGTTGGCGTCAAATATGATATTCGATGACAAGACACCAATAATTGGTATTAATTCATTTCCGGAAAGATCGGAAGGATATCTTATGTTATCTCCGAAATATACGACAAGGATAcctgaaattttcgaaatgcTAAAAGCAGGTCATTACAACGTAGTAATGAGACGAAGAATTCGTACGACGATAAAGGGAGATAATATTTGGGACCCTCCTTTCCACACGCACGAGAAAGGTCGCGTTGTAGGTGAagaaaagtaataaattaagagagagagaatcactttttatataacaaatttgAAGACATCATACATTACAAAAATGTTTTACTATTACAGATTTTACACACAAGATCTGAAGCAAGAAATATCAAATAAGTTACCAAAAAAAAGACGTTTGCCTTGGTTGGCATTAAATGAAGTAAGTTACACGCAAATAAATCATGTGTTCTTTAATAATTATGGATttaaatttaacattttttaaacatcTAGGTATTTATAGCAGAAATACTTTCTGCTAGAATAAGTAATttactaataaatttaaataatgaagAGAAATATCATTTGGTAAGAAGTTCTGGCTTGTGTGTTAGCACAGGAACAGGATCAACATCTTGGTATAGATCTATAAATACTGTTAGTCCACAAGTAGTAAAAGAAATACTGAGCCTTTTAGATAAAAAACAAATTGACAATGAAGAGATTGAAAAAATCTCTTCTACTTTCAATGCTGGTTTACCTTTTCATGCGGGTAAgtataatattgtattaagTAAAAAAAgttgtaataaaatatgtatatataatataatatttgtattttagaGGAATTAAAATTGTGTTATTCTGTAAGAGATATGATGGTAAATAGCATGTGGCCTACACCAAAGTGTCTGCAACCTCGTGGATTTTGTAAAAAACTGACAGTAACATCACAATGTTACGATGCTGGTTTAGTCCTTGATGGTGGCATAGCAGTACCATTCAATTTTGGGACTACTGCAGTATTGGAGACTTATCCTGAAGATTCTTTACGAGCGCTAACCCTTCCAGATTGATAAGtatttattttgaataaagATTTAGTTTTGATTTAATTTAAGAAGGTGGGAAATAGTTAGAAGGTGGGAAGTATCAACAGTTTTGATGTATTGAAGATTAACAAGGCTTTCACAGTATGTGAAATTTGCACTTTTGTATCTCAGAATGTTTTGGAATTTTATAAACCGCATTTGATTtgatatatatgtacaatttcTCAAAgactattataattttataacgttttgcatTCTGCAATATAATTATGTACATGTATAAGTTAATGTAAACCATATTCCAATGAATAGCAgtaataaaatcaatataaGTAATGTTCatgtaaatgtaatatcagtgaatttttatgaaattgtaTTTCTTAGGAATAAAGgaacaaaaatattgtttatacGTAAAAGTTCTAATCAATTGTTTATTTGCTCAGTTTGTATAATTATGCGCCCTTTTTATACAAAGATACATTGTCTAATTTAGAACGACAAATTAAAAGAGCCTTTGTTTAATGttaatgttttaaatattaaagtattAAGTAGAAAAATCTATCTAATCTTATCTCTATTCTAATCTTATTTCACGTTGTGTCGGTAATATTGGAAGTGACACTAGAATCCCCCGAGATGTGAGACAACAGAATACACAGTCTTCTAGATCTATTCTGTGCTGCCCATGTTACCTCA
Coding sequences within it:
- the LOC126869380 gene encoding NAD kinase 2, mitochondrial isoform X2, producing the protein MIASHIATKHVKSQVIEVLKKLNIEYKIINRENLDRSNFIWADLILPIGGDGTFLLASNMIFDDKTPIIGINSFPERSEGYLMLSPKYTTRIPEIFEMLKAGHYNVVMRRRIRTTIKGDNIWDPPFHTHEKGRVVGEEKFYTQDLKQEISNKLPKKRRLPWLALNEVFIAEILSARISNLLINLNNEEKYHLVRSSGLCVSTGTGSTSWYRSINTVSPQVVKEILSLLDKKQIDNEEIEKISSTFNAGLPFHAEELKLCYSVRDMMVNSMWPTPKCLQPRGFCKKLTVTSQCYDAGLVLDGGIAVPFNFGTTAVLETYPEDSLRALTLPD
- the LOC126869380 gene encoding NAD kinase 2, mitochondrial isoform X1; protein product: MTTLNHLRKRSARAVQFLQPHKYNASNNLRLFLRNESNFVPKRVLIVAKLSRYHFEKIREPNLSDEQLKFKLLERGSDYDTMIASHIATKHVKSQVIEVLKKLNIEYKIINRENLDRSNFIWADLILPIGGDGTFLLASNMIFDDKTPIIGINSFPERSEGYLMLSPKYTTRIPEIFEMLKAGHYNVVMRRRIRTTIKGDNIWDPPFHTHEKGRVVGEEKFYTQDLKQEISNKLPKKRRLPWLALNEVFIAEILSARISNLLINLNNEEKYHLVRSSGLCVSTGTGSTSWYRSINTVSPQVVKEILSLLDKKQIDNEEIEKISSTFNAGLPFHAEELKLCYSVRDMMVNSMWPTPKCLQPRGFCKKLTVTSQCYDAGLVLDGGIAVPFNFGTTAVLETYPEDSLRALTLPD